The genomic DNA TCTCCAAATAACTCAAGCCTTCTCTCATGATATATAGCTTCAGTTAAATCAGCACCAGAAAGTGTAATGTCATGATTTTCATCAGTAAATGCACGTCTTCTTACTTGATTTAAATAATCTTGGGCTTTTGCATCAGAGATACCACCTCTATTATTTGCCTCAGCAGCCATCAATAATACATCAGAATATCTGATAGCTCGATAGTTGTTAGGATTGGTTAAGTTAAGATCATTCTGTGCATTCTCACTTCTTTTACGAGGAATATATTTTCTATTAAAATATCCAGTATGCTCATTTCCTGTTGAATAGCCAGCTCCAGCTGTATCAGACCAGGCCACAATATCTAAAATGGTTACACCTAATCTATGATCACCAGGACTATAAATACTTGCAGCTTCGGCAGTAGGAACATTAAAGCTAAATCCGGAAGAAAAGAGAGGACCATCGTAAGAACGAACTCCACTAAAACCAACGGCTACATTACCTTCACTACATTGTAGACATCCAAAACCAGCACCTTCAAGGTCTGTATATTGCACTTCAAATACAGATTCAGGGCCATTTTCACCTTCGTGTTCAAATATTGAATTATAATTATCGGCAAGAACATATACACCGCTATTGATGACTTCATCTAAAGTGGTTGCAGCTTTAGTAAATTCTTCTTGATATAAATAGGCTTTTCCTAATAAAGACAAGGCAGCTCCTTTTGTGGCTCTTCCTTGTTGAAGAGGAACATCGGGCAAAACTGCTGCAGCAGCAATTAAATCAGCTTCAATTTGAGCATAAACCTCATCAACAGAAGACCTTGGAATATTTAATTCATCACCTAATTGAAAGCGTTCATCAATTTTTAAAGGAATACCACCAAACCATTTAACCAGTTCGAAATGATAATAAGCTCTTAGGAATCTGATTTCACCAATCATGGCTTCTCTACCATCAAAATCAGTTTTGTCTTTATATTCCATAAAATAATTACAACGCTGAACGCCAGAAAACATAAGGCTCCATATTTCACGAAGATTACTATTTACAGGGGTATGTATCATGTCATCGATCTGTTGCCAGCCAATAACATCTGTAGGACTTTCGCCACCACAAAGTGTATTATCTGAGGCAATTTCACCAACTATTACATTTTGATAAGTTGGTTGTAATAGATCATAAGCACCAACAAGGGCTTTATAATAATCGTCCTCAGAATTAAAATAGTTTTCTGAGTCTATAGAGTATTCAGGAGCTTCCTGAACAAAATTGTCGGAACAAGAGTTTATAGTTATCATTAAGCCTATAAACCCTAAAATCATGATTGTTTTATATAATAAATTTTTCATAGTTTTTAATATTATAAGTTAAGGCTAAATCCGAAAGTATAAATTCTTGAAGCAGGATAAAATCCATAATCGATACCTGCTCCAATAGGGCTACCATTTGAAGCAGCAGGATCGAAACCAGTATAGTTTGTGAATGTAAATGGGTTATCAATGGATGCAAAAAGTCTAAATTTCTGAATAGATGCTTTGCTTGTCCATCTTTCAGGTATTGTATAACCCAACTGAATTTTCTGAATTCTTAAATAAGAGCCATCTTCCACATAAAAATCGGAGAATACATTATTTGCAGTTGCCGCAGTTGTTACTCTTGGTACTTCATTAGTGGTACCTGGACCAGTCCATCTGTCTAAAATATAACTCATTCTATTCACATTTGGCTGTGCTCTCTCATAATTTCTTACGATATCATTCCCAAGAGATGCATAAGCATTAATAGCAAAATCAATTCCTTTGTAATCCAAAGAAAAACTAAACCCCATAACCACATCAGGAATAGGATTACCAAGGTTCACTCTATCCTCAGTATTGATAACACCATCATTATTTGAATCTTTAAATCTGAAGTCACCAGGTTGTGCAGGAGCACCTAAGGCTATTTGACTGGGGTGTGCATCTACTTCGGCTTGTGTTTGGAAAATACCATCAGTTTGGTATCCATAGAAATAACCAATGGGTTGACCCTCTTCCATTCTTGAAATCAATGGTTGTCCAACACTAAAATTACCACCCTCAATAAATCCGGTTCCATTATCTACTTCAAGTACTTCATTACGGATAGTGGTCACATTATAGTTTACATTGAATTTTAAGCCTTCTACAATTTGACCTCTATAACCTACTGAGAATTCTAAACCACTGTTTTTAACCGCTCCAGCATTTACCGTTGGGCCAGAAGCTCCAGGAGCAGTGATGCCCAATATACCTGACACAGGAATATTTCCAATTAGAAGTTGATCAGTCACTTTAGAGTAATAATCAACAGTGAAATCTAATTTATCGCGAAAGAAACTTAGGTCAGCACCTAAGTCAAATTGCTTTGAACGTTCCCATTTTACACTTGGATTTGGCAATGGACCAATGGCAGTACCATAAGTCAACATATTATCAAATACATAAACGGCCTCTCCTGATAGTTGTGAAAGATAAAGGAAATCACCAATTCTATCGTTACCTAAGATACCGTAGCTACCTCTTAGCTTTACTAAATCAACATTATTAATGTCCTTCATAAAAGCTTCGTCAGATAAAATCCAACCTCCTGTTACTGATGGGAAATATGCAGCTGCATTTTCCGGTCCAAACTTCATAGAAGCATCGCGTCTAAGCATGGCAGATATTAAGTATTTACCTTTATAATCATACTGCATTCTTGCGAAATAAGATAGCTTTCTAGTATCATAAACATAAGAACCAATGTTTTTAGAATCTACTAAGCCATTTGTTAGGCTGATATCGGCAAAATCCACTGAATTATTAGGGACATCATATCCTGTTGCACCTAAATAATCACCCCAGCTTTTAAGAACAGTAGTACCAAGCATGGCAGTAACATGATGTGTTTCGTTAAATGTTCTTTCATAAGTAACAAAAGCATCGAA from Lentimicrobium sp. L6 includes the following:
- a CDS encoding RagB/SusD family nutrient uptake outer membrane protein; the encoded protein is MKNLLYKTIMILGFIGLMITINSCSDNFVQEAPEYSIDSENYFNSEDDYYKALVGAYDLLQPTYQNVIVGEIASDNTLCGGESPTDVIGWQQIDDMIHTPVNSNLREIWSLMFSGVQRCNYFMEYKDKTDFDGREAMIGEIRFLRAYYHFELVKWFGGIPLKIDERFQLGDELNIPRSSVDEVYAQIEADLIAAAAVLPDVPLQQGRATKGAALSLLGKAYLYQEEFTKAATTLDEVINSGVYVLADNYNSIFEHEGENGPESVFEVQYTDLEGAGFGCLQCSEGNVAVGFSGVRSYDGPLFSSGFSFNVPTAEAASIYSPGDHRLGVTILDIVAWSDTAGAGYSTGNEHTGYFNRKYIPRKRSENAQNDLNLTNPNNYRAIRYSDVLLMAAEANNRGGISDAKAQDYLNQVRRRAFTDENHDITLSGADLTEAIYHERRLELFGEGHRFFDLVRTGKAASVIDGFVVGKHEVFPIPLEEINFSAGNWSQNPNY
- a CDS encoding TonB-dependent receptor, which encodes MKNVLLVVFALMLTIGLQAQSITVSGRVFAEGDDLGLPGATILEKGTTNGVVTDFDGNYSISVSPDAVLVFSFVGMAGQEMAVEGRTQIDVTLSNSTTLDEVVVIGYGEIKKKDVTGAVSQMNAEKIEKLKPVKVEQALQGTMAGVNVTSQSGAPGSGYNIRIRGVATNGDAAPLVIVDGYVGDLGTLSPSDIESVTVLKDAQAAIYGASGANGVILVKTKQGKKNSPTRVTLNSSLGMQETSRKIPLLDATEYAAILNESYAAAGDPIPYPDLSGLGQGTNWQDELFQTAPLFDNNLSVYGGTEKSTYTLSASDLRQQGIIGGDKTGFNRSTARLSLTTELYEWLNFSTNVSYSHIDRKTINDFGLASVLFNALNMPSVHPVYGESGDYFLAPSDLGIEVINPMAQIANTYNDYDINKLFGNASLDASFAQYFKATARIGFNTAYAKSKSFSPIVDYGGKVFDVSRSSVYQDRNNYNDYTFDAFVTYERTFNETHHVTAMLGTTVLKSWGDYLGATGYDVPNNSVDFADISLTNGLVDSKNIGSYVYDTRKLSYFARMQYDYKGKYLISAMLRRDASMKFGPENAAAYFPSVTGGWILSDEAFMKDINNVDLVKLRGSYGILGNDRIGDFLYLSQLSGEAVYVFDNMLTYGTAIGPLPNPSVKWERSKQFDLGADLSFFRDKLDFTVDYYSKVTDQLLIGNIPVSGILGITAPGASGPTVNAGAVKNSGLEFSVGYRGQIVEGLKFNVNYNVTTIRNEVLEVDNGTGFIEGGNFSVGQPLISRMEEGQPIGYFYGYQTDGIFQTQAEVDAHPSQIALGAPAQPGDFRFKDSNNDGVINTEDRVNLGNPIPDVVMGFSFSLDYKGIDFAINAYASLGNDIVRNYERAQPNVNRMSYILDRWTGPGTTNEVPRVTTAATANNVFSDFYVEDGSYLRIQKIQLGYTIPERWTSKASIQKFRLFASIDNPFTFTNYTGFDPAASNGSPIGAGIDYGFYPASRIYTFGFSLNL